From Streptomyces qinzhouensis, one genomic window encodes:
- a CDS encoding amino acid transporter: MSGAGTGGPRASASAAAPGDGDGDGGTTAARCRAWLLQGLSEQTAHHPGPHRSEPAEAGGHRWYRVMCLTGVDYFSSLGYAPGIAVLAAGLVSPLATLVLIALTLFGALPVYRRVARRSPHGEGSIAMLERMLSWWTGKLLVLVLLGFAATDFIITITLSAADASAHIVENPYAPTWLHGENLWITLGLIGLLGAVFLKGFREAIGVAVPLVAVYLLLNVVVIVASAARILSEPVVVGDWWHAMLAEHSSPLAAVGVALIVFPKLALGMSGFETGVAVMPQIKGDPGDTYENPAGRIRDTRKLLTTAALIMSCLLLLSSLCTVMLIPEPAFESGGPANGRALAFLAHQELGEVFGTVYDVSTILILWFAGASALAGLLNLVPRFLPRYGMAPEWTRAVRPLVLVFMAIAVGITLYFDANVDKQSGAYATGVLVLMLSAALAVTVFAQQAGDRRATIGFGTITAVFLYTTVTNVIERPDGIKIAGLFIFAILTTSFASRIHRAFELRAADVVFDSTAERLVHEAAAKGPLLIVASDPTEHTKAEYRAKEYRKREETHIPGKRPLLFLEVVIRDSSDFTEDLVVHGSERYGVRRLRVAGPTVPNTIAAVLMRLRDETGEIPHAYFTWTEGHPVSHLLQFLVFGQGETAPVVREVLRRAEPDPARRPRIHVG; encoded by the coding sequence ATGAGCGGAGCGGGTACCGGCGGACCGCGGGCCTCCGCCTCCGCGGCAGCGCCCGGCGACGGCGACGGTGACGGCGGTACGACCGCCGCCCGCTGCCGTGCCTGGCTGCTCCAGGGGCTGAGCGAACAGACCGCCCACCACCCGGGCCCACACCGCAGCGAGCCCGCCGAGGCCGGGGGCCACCGCTGGTACCGGGTGATGTGCCTGACCGGTGTCGACTACTTCTCCAGCCTCGGTTACGCCCCCGGTATCGCGGTCCTCGCCGCCGGTCTGGTCTCCCCGCTGGCGACCCTGGTGCTGATCGCGCTGACCCTCTTCGGCGCCCTCCCGGTCTACCGCCGGGTGGCCCGCCGCTCACCGCACGGTGAGGGCTCCATCGCCATGCTGGAGCGGATGCTGTCCTGGTGGACGGGGAAACTGCTGGTCCTGGTCCTGCTGGGGTTCGCGGCCACCGACTTCATCATCACGATCACCCTGTCGGCCGCCGACGCCTCGGCGCATATCGTCGAGAACCCGTACGCCCCCACCTGGCTGCACGGCGAGAACCTCTGGATCACCCTCGGTCTCATCGGTCTCCTCGGCGCGGTGTTCCTGAAGGGTTTCCGCGAGGCCATCGGGGTGGCCGTACCGCTGGTCGCCGTCTATCTGCTGCTCAATGTGGTGGTGATCGTCGCCTCGGCGGCCCGGATCCTGTCGGAGCCGGTGGTCGTCGGCGACTGGTGGCACGCGATGCTCGCCGAGCACTCCTCCCCCCTGGCGGCCGTCGGCGTGGCGCTGATCGTCTTCCCGAAGCTGGCGCTCGGCATGTCCGGCTTCGAGACCGGGGTGGCGGTGATGCCGCAGATCAAGGGCGATCCTGGCGATACGTACGAGAATCCGGCCGGGCGGATCCGCGATACCCGCAAGCTGCTCACCACCGCCGCGCTGATCATGAGCTGCCTTCTGCTGCTGTCCAGCCTGTGCACGGTGATGCTGATCCCCGAACCGGCCTTCGAGTCCGGCGGCCCGGCGAACGGCCGCGCCCTGGCCTTTCTCGCCCATCAGGAGCTGGGCGAGGTCTTCGGGACGGTGTACGACGTCTCGACGATCCTCATCCTGTGGTTCGCCGGGGCCTCGGCGCTCGCCGGACTGCTGAATCTGGTGCCCCGTTTCCTCCCCCGCTACGGCATGGCACCCGAATGGACCAGGGCGGTCCGGCCGCTCGTCCTGGTCTTCATGGCGATCGCCGTCGGCATCACGCTGTACTTCGACGCGAACGTCGACAAGCAGAGCGGGGCGTACGCCACCGGGGTGCTGGTCCTGATGCTGTCGGCCGCCCTGGCGGTCACCGTCTTCGCGCAGCAGGCCGGGGACCGGCGGGCGACGATCGGCTTCGGCACGATCACGGCCGTCTTCCTCTATACGACGGTCACCAATGTCATCGAACGCCCCGACGGCATCAAGATCGCCGGGCTGTTCATCTTCGCGATCCTGACGACGTCCTTCGCCTCCCGGATCCACCGGGCGTTCGAGCTGCGGGCGGCGGACGTCGTCTTCGACAGTACGGCGGAGCGCCTGGTCCACGAGGCGGCGGCGAAGGGGCCGCTGCTGATCGTCGCCAGCGATCCGACGGAGCACACCAAGGCGGAGTACCGGGCCAAGGAGTACCGCAAACGCGAGGAGACTCATATCCCCGGCAAACGGCCGCTGCTCTTCCTGGAGGTCGTGATCCGGGACTCGTCGGACTTCACCGAGGATCTGGTGGTCCACGGCTCCGAGCGGTACGGGGTACGGCGGCTGAGGGTCGCGGGCCCGACCGTACCGAACACGATCGCGGCGGTCCTGATGCGGCTGCGGGACGAGACCGGGGAGATCCCGCACGCGTACTTCACCTGGACCGAGGGGCATCCGGTGAGCCATCTGCTCCAGTTCCTGGTCTTCGGCCAGGGCGAGACCGCACCCGTCGTCCGCGAGGTCCTGCGCCGCGCTGAACCGGACCCGGCCCGCCGCCCCCGGATCCACGTGGGCTGA
- the kdpF gene encoding K(+)-transporting ATPase subunit F has protein sequence MTTENIVGLIVAVALLGYLVLALLYPERF, from the coding sequence GTGACCACCGAGAACATCGTCGGCCTGATCGTCGCCGTCGCCCTTCTGGGCTATCTCGTCCTCGCCCTTCTGTACCCGGAGAGGTTCTAG
- the kdpA gene encoding potassium-transporting ATPase subunit KdpA, which translates to MSSVLAGVLQLLALIAALALVHRPLGDYMARVYSSDKHLRVEKWIYKAIGADPNTEMRWTAYLRGILAFSAVSVLFLYLLQRVQGSLPGSLGFQSIDPDQAFNTAASFVANTNWQSYYGEQAMGHVVQTGGLAVQNFVSAAVGMAVAVALVRGFARSRTGELGNFWSDLVRGVTRILLPISVIGAIVLVSMGAIQNFAGIHDVGQFMGGSQQWNGGAVASQEVIKELGTNGGGYFNANSAHPFENPNPLSNLLEIFLILLIPFSLTRTFGRMVGSVKQGYAILGTMALIWVGFTALMMWTEFAHPGPAFQDAGGATEGKEVRFGIGGSAIFAVATTLTSTGAVNSFHSSYTGFGGGITMLGMQLGEIAPGGVGSGLYGMLIMAIIAVFIAGLMVGRTPEYLGKKIGTREIKLAACYILVTPVLVLGFTALAIALETPPESMTNTAANAVANSGAHGFSEILYAYTSGANNNGSAFAGLNADTPWFNTTIGLAMLLGRFLPMVLVLALAGSLAEQRPVPATAGTLRTEKPLFTGLLVGTILIITGLTYFPALALGPLAEGLAS; encoded by the coding sequence ATGAGTTCCGTACTTGCCGGCGTGCTCCAGCTGCTGGCGCTGATCGCCGCGCTCGCACTGGTGCACCGTCCCCTCGGCGACTACATGGCCCGGGTCTACTCCTCCGACAAGCATCTGCGGGTCGAGAAGTGGATCTACAAGGCGATAGGCGCCGACCCGAACACGGAGATGCGGTGGACCGCCTATCTCCGCGGGATCCTGGCCTTCTCCGCCGTATCGGTCCTCTTCCTCTATCTGCTCCAGCGGGTGCAGGGTTCGCTCCCGGGTTCGCTCGGCTTCCAGTCGATCGACCCGGACCAGGCCTTCAACACCGCCGCCTCGTTCGTCGCCAACACCAACTGGCAGTCCTACTACGGCGAGCAGGCCATGGGCCATGTCGTCCAGACGGGCGGCCTCGCGGTCCAGAACTTCGTCTCCGCCGCCGTCGGCATGGCCGTCGCCGTCGCACTGGTCCGCGGCTTCGCCCGCAGCCGCACCGGTGAACTGGGCAACTTCTGGTCCGACCTGGTGCGCGGCGTGACCCGCATTCTGCTGCCCATCTCCGTGATCGGCGCGATCGTCCTGGTGTCCATGGGCGCCATCCAGAACTTCGCGGGCATCCACGACGTCGGCCAGTTCATGGGCGGCAGCCAGCAGTGGAACGGCGGCGCGGTCGCCTCCCAGGAGGTCATCAAGGAGCTGGGCACCAACGGCGGCGGCTACTTCAACGCCAACTCCGCCCACCCCTTCGAGAACCCCAACCCGCTCTCCAACCTGCTGGAGATCTTCCTCATCCTGCTGATCCCGTTCTCCCTCACCCGGACCTTCGGCCGGATGGTCGGCAGCGTCAAGCAGGGCTACGCGATCCTCGGCACGATGGCGCTGATCTGGGTCGGCTTCACCGCTCTGATGATGTGGACCGAGTTCGCCCACCCGGGCCCGGCCTTCCAGGACGCGGGCGGGGCGACGGAGGGCAAGGAGGTCCGCTTCGGCATCGGCGGCTCGGCGATCTTCGCCGTGGCCACCACCCTCACCTCCACCGGAGCGGTCAACAGCTTCCACTCCTCCTACACCGGCTTCGGCGGCGGCATCACGATGCTGGGCATGCAGCTCGGCGAGATCGCCCCCGGCGGTGTCGGCTCCGGACTCTACGGAATGCTGATCATGGCCATCATCGCGGTGTTCATCGCCGGACTGATGGTCGGCCGCACCCCCGAGTACCTGGGCAAGAAGATCGGCACCCGCGAGATCAAACTCGCCGCCTGCTACATCCTCGTCACCCCGGTCCTGGTACTCGGCTTCACCGCTCTCGCGATCGCCCTGGAGACCCCGCCGGAGTCCATGACCAACACCGCCGCCAACGCGGTCGCGAACTCGGGCGCGCACGGATTCTCCGAGATCCTGTACGCCTACACCTCCGGCGCCAACAACAACGGCTCGGCGTTCGCCGGACTCAACGCCGACACCCCGTGGTTCAACACCACCATCGGGCTCGCGATGCTGCTGGGCCGCTTCCTGCCGATGGTCCTCGTACTGGCGCTCGCCGGCTCGCTGGCCGAGCAGCGGCCCGTACCCGCCACCGCGGGAACCCTCCGTACCGAGAAGCCGCTCTTCACCGGGCTGCTGGTCGGCACGATCCTCATCATCACCGGACTGACCTACTTCCCGGCCCTCGCGCTGGGCCCGCTCGCCGAAGGGCTTGCGTCATGA
- the kdpB gene encoding potassium-transporting ATPase subunit KdpB, which produces MSTITPSRAPHSDVPTGHQPAGGRVGGGFFDPRQLLTSLPVALRKLDPRIMVKSPVMFVVLIGSVLTTGLSLADPGDWFGWAITVWLWLTVLFANLAEAVAEGRGKAQADTLRKAKTDTVARRITGTTEEQVPGTELRIGDLVVCEAGDIIPGDGDVVEGVASVDESAITGESAPVIRESGGDRSAVTGGTKVLSDRIVVKITTKPGETFIDRMIGLVEGASRQKTPNEIALNILLASLTVVFLLAVVTLKPFAVHAGADEQTSMIVLSALLVCLIPTTIGALLSAIGIAGMDRLVQRNVLAMSGRAVEAAGDVSTLLLDKTGTITLGNRQAAEFVPVRGGTAAELADAAQLSSLADETPEGRSIVVLAKEKYGLRERHQGELEEAEWIAFTAQTRMSGVDVDGRRIRKGATGSVVKWVEEQGGEIAADADRLTDEISKAGGTPLLVAVEDRGGARILGVIHLKDVVKEGMRDRFDELRRMGIKTVMITGDNPLTAKAIAEEAGVDDFLAEATPEDKMALIKREQAGGKLVAMTGDGTNDAPALAQADVGVAMNTGTSAAKEAGNMVDLDSNPTKLIEIVEIGKQLLITRGALTTFSIANDVAKYFAIIPAIFTAAYPGLDTLNVMRLHSPESAILAAVIFNALIIIALVPLALRGVRYRPTSADKMLRRNLGIYGFGGLIAPFIGIKLIDLIISAIPGIG; this is translated from the coding sequence ATGAGCACGATAACTCCCTCCAGGGCGCCCCATTCGGACGTGCCCACCGGCCATCAGCCGGCCGGCGGACGGGTCGGCGGCGGCTTCTTCGACCCCCGGCAACTCCTCACCTCCCTGCCCGTCGCGCTGCGCAAGCTCGACCCGCGGATCATGGTGAAGTCCCCGGTCATGTTCGTGGTGCTGATCGGCTCCGTACTGACCACCGGACTCTCCCTGGCCGACCCCGGCGACTGGTTCGGCTGGGCGATCACCGTCTGGCTCTGGCTCACGGTGCTCTTCGCCAATCTCGCCGAGGCCGTCGCCGAGGGCCGCGGCAAGGCCCAGGCCGACACCCTGCGCAAGGCCAAGACCGACACCGTCGCCCGCCGCATCACCGGCACGACGGAGGAGCAGGTCCCCGGCACCGAACTGCGCATCGGCGATCTGGTCGTCTGCGAGGCCGGGGACATCATCCCCGGCGACGGCGATGTCGTCGAAGGCGTCGCCTCGGTCGACGAGTCCGCCATCACCGGCGAGTCCGCGCCCGTCATCCGGGAGTCCGGCGGCGACCGCAGTGCCGTCACCGGCGGCACCAAGGTCCTCTCCGACCGGATCGTCGTCAAGATCACCACCAAGCCGGGCGAGACCTTCATCGACCGGATGATCGGCCTCGTCGAGGGCGCCTCCCGGCAGAAGACCCCCAACGAGATCGCCCTCAACATCCTGCTCGCCTCGCTGACCGTCGTCTTCCTGCTGGCCGTCGTCACCCTCAAGCCTTTCGCGGTCCACGCGGGTGCCGACGAGCAGACGTCGATGATCGTGCTGAGCGCCCTGCTGGTCTGCCTCATCCCGACCACCATCGGCGCCCTGCTCTCCGCCATCGGCATCGCCGGCATGGACCGGCTGGTCCAGCGCAATGTGCTCGCCATGTCCGGCCGGGCCGTCGAGGCCGCGGGCGATGTGTCGACCCTCCTCCTGGACAAGACCGGCACCATCACCCTCGGCAACCGGCAGGCCGCCGAGTTCGTCCCGGTCCGCGGCGGCACCGCCGCCGAACTCGCGGACGCCGCCCAGCTGTCGTCGCTCGCCGACGAGACCCCCGAGGGCCGCTCCATCGTCGTCCTCGCCAAGGAGAAGTACGGGCTGCGCGAGCGCCACCAGGGCGAACTCGAAGAGGCCGAGTGGATCGCCTTCACCGCACAGACCCGGATGTCCGGAGTCGACGTCGACGGGCGCAGGATCCGCAAGGGCGCCACCGGATCGGTGGTGAAGTGGGTCGAGGAACAGGGCGGCGAGATCGCCGCGGACGCCGACCGGCTCACCGACGAGATCTCCAAAGCGGGCGGTACGCCGCTGCTGGTCGCCGTCGAGGACCGCGGCGGCGCCCGGATCCTGGGCGTCATCCACCTCAAGGACGTCGTCAAGGAAGGCATGCGCGACCGGTTCGACGAACTGCGCCGCATGGGCATCAAGACCGTCATGATCACGGGCGACAACCCGCTGACGGCCAAGGCCATCGCCGAAGAGGCGGGCGTCGACGACTTCCTCGCCGAGGCCACCCCCGAGGACAAGATGGCCCTCATCAAGCGGGAGCAGGCGGGCGGCAAGCTCGTCGCCATGACCGGCGACGGCACCAACGACGCCCCGGCACTCGCCCAGGCCGACGTGGGTGTCGCGATGAACACCGGCACCTCGGCCGCCAAGGAGGCCGGGAACATGGTGGATCTCGACTCCAACCCCACCAAACTCATCGAGATCGTCGAGATCGGCAAGCAGCTCCTCATCACCCGGGGCGCGCTGACCACCTTCTCCATCGCCAACGACGTCGCCAAGTACTTCGCGATCATCCCGGCGATCTTCACCGCCGCCTACCCCGGCCTCGACACGCTCAACGTCATGCGGCTCCACTCGCCGGAGTCCGCGATCCTCGCCGCCGTCATCTTCAACGCGCTGATCATCATCGCCCTGGTGCCCCTCGCCCTGCGCGGGGTGCGCTACCGGCCCACCAGCGCCGACAAGATGCTCCGCCGCAACCTCGGGATCTACGGATTCGGCGGACTGATCGCCCCGTTCATCGGCATCAAGCTCATCGACCTCATCATCTCCGCTATCCCTGGCATCGGGTGA
- a CDS encoding potassium-transporting ATPase subunit C, whose product MNTSVRNTGRLLSAGLRALIVLSVICGVLYPLAVTGVAQTLFNDQANGSEITSDGKVVGSSLIGQQYHLPKQNPDDPEEAPRPDLRWFQPRPANGLGSNSVNTQYSLILSGATNRAGNNTELIQWVKDAKKAVIADNSTADYRPKAADIPPDAVTSSGSGLDPHISPEYAELQVKRVAERNKLDPDRVEKLLKEHTDGRILGFIGEPRVNVLELNTALKELTEKG is encoded by the coding sequence ATGAACACCTCTGTACGGAACACGGGACGGCTTCTCTCGGCCGGCCTGCGGGCCCTGATCGTCCTCAGTGTCATCTGCGGCGTCCTCTACCCGCTCGCCGTCACCGGGGTCGCCCAGACCCTCTTCAACGACCAGGCCAACGGCTCCGAGATCACGTCCGACGGCAAGGTCGTCGGCTCCTCCCTCATCGGGCAGCAGTACCACCTGCCGAAGCAGAACCCCGACGATCCGGAGGAGGCCCCCCGGCCCGACCTGCGGTGGTTCCAGCCCCGCCCGGCCAACGGCCTCGGCAGCAACAGCGTCAACACCCAGTACTCGCTCATTCTGTCCGGTGCCACCAACCGGGCCGGGAACAACACCGAGCTGATCCAGTGGGTGAAGGACGCGAAGAAGGCGGTCATCGCCGACAACTCGACGGCCGACTACCGCCCGAAGGCCGCGGACATCCCGCCGGACGCCGTCACCTCCTCCGGCTCGGGCCTCGACCCGCATATCTCGCCCGAGTACGCGGAACTCCAGGTCAAGCGGGTCGCCGAGCGCAACAAGCTCGACCCGGACCGGGTGGAGAAGCTGCTGAAGGAGCACACCGACGGACGGATCCTGGGCTTCATCGGGGAGCCGAGGGTCAATGTCCTCGAACTCAACACAGCCCTGAAGGAGCTGACCGAGAAGGGCTGA
- a CDS encoding ABC transporter transmembrane domain-containing protein: MRMRRGTRSGAGERNPVAGYGTAADPGTPDRRGPVRYLRWAAARQPWRIAAGTLFGTLWLAGLTLTPYLMSRAVDDGLADGDRGTTAAWVAALLATGALTALFGTLRHRTMTRVRLDAAFRTVRVVIRHSAALGAALQRRVGAGEIVTVGLGDAATVGNTLTFLGPGIACVIALGFVSALMLAVSPTLAAVVLLGVPVIALFVGPLLRRLQSAEAVYRTRQGELAARFGDIAAGLQVLNAIGGKEEYAARYRRDSRALRDEGYRVGTVTSWIGALALGLPTLFLAVITWIAARMTAQGQLTAGELVAVYGYTAVLNISVSYIIECGDDISRGLVAARRVLGFLDLEPDTVHSETGPGLPPPDGPAALHDPCSGVTVTPGTLTALVSDRPAETALVADRVTGFTASAATWGGSRLDGIGLGAVRERILVADNDAALFAGPLRKVLTGRHDADRITADRIADALAAALAQDIVRGLPGGLDAPIRAGGRNLSGGQRQRVRLARALLADPEVLVAVEPTSALDAHTESAVAARLAAARQGRTTLVTTTSPLVLDRADTVHYLVDGTVAATGSHRELLARHPGYRRLVARGDDETAAYETGPEPEPEPELKPGPEPELKPGPEPELKPGPGPKPGAGPGSEPSDRAGGDRVEATR; encoded by the coding sequence ATGCGCATGCGCCGAGGAACACGGTCCGGAGCCGGCGAGCGGAATCCCGTGGCGGGGTACGGCACAGCCGCCGACCCGGGCACCCCCGACCGTCGCGGCCCCGTCCGCTATCTGCGCTGGGCCGCGGCGCGGCAGCCGTGGCGCATCGCCGCCGGGACCCTCTTCGGTACCCTCTGGCTCGCCGGACTGACCCTGACCCCGTATCTGATGTCCCGCGCCGTCGACGACGGTCTGGCGGACGGCGACCGCGGCACCACCGCCGCCTGGGTCGCCGCACTCCTCGCCACGGGTGCGCTCACCGCCCTCTTCGGTACCCTGCGCCACCGCACCATGACCCGGGTCCGGCTCGACGCCGCCTTCCGGACCGTGCGCGTCGTCATCCGCCACTCCGCCGCGCTCGGCGCCGCACTGCAACGGCGGGTCGGCGCCGGGGAGATCGTCACCGTCGGCCTCGGCGACGCGGCCACCGTCGGCAACACCCTCACCTTCCTCGGCCCCGGTATCGCCTGTGTCATCGCCCTGGGCTTCGTCTCCGCCCTGATGCTCGCCGTCTCCCCGACCCTCGCCGCCGTCGTTCTGCTCGGCGTTCCGGTCATCGCGCTCTTCGTCGGCCCCCTCCTCCGCCGTCTCCAGAGCGCCGAGGCCGTCTACCGCACCCGGCAGGGCGAACTCGCCGCCCGCTTCGGCGATATCGCGGCCGGGCTGCAAGTCCTCAACGCCATCGGCGGCAAGGAGGAGTACGCCGCCCGCTACCGGCGCGACTCCCGCGCCCTGCGCGACGAGGGCTACCGGGTCGGAACCGTCACCAGCTGGATCGGGGCCCTCGCACTGGGGCTGCCCACCCTCTTCCTCGCCGTCATCACCTGGATCGCCGCCCGGATGACAGCCCAAGGGCAACTCACCGCCGGCGAACTCGTCGCCGTCTACGGCTACACCGCGGTCCTCAATATTTCCGTCTCGTACATAATCGAATGCGGCGACGACATCAGCCGCGGTCTTGTCGCGGCCCGCCGGGTGCTCGGTTTCCTCGATCTCGAACCCGACACCGTGCACAGTGAAACGGGTCCCGGGCTGCCACCGCCCGACGGACCGGCCGCCCTCCACGACCCGTGCTCCGGGGTCACCGTCACCCCCGGCACGCTCACCGCGCTCGTCTCCGACCGGCCCGCCGAGACCGCCCTGGTAGCCGACCGCGTCACCGGGTTCACCGCCTCCGCCGCCACCTGGGGCGGCAGCCGTCTCGACGGGATCGGCCTCGGCGCCGTCCGCGAGCGCATCCTCGTCGCCGACAACGACGCCGCGCTCTTCGCCGGGCCGCTGCGGAAGGTGCTCACCGGCCGCCACGACGCGGACCGGATCACCGCCGACCGGATCGCCGACGCCCTGGCGGCGGCCCTCGCCCAGGACATCGTCCGCGGACTGCCCGGCGGGCTCGACGCCCCGATCCGGGCGGGCGGCCGGAACCTCTCCGGCGGCCAGCGCCAGCGCGTCCGCCTCGCCCGAGCCCTGCTCGCCGACCCCGAGGTCCTGGTCGCCGTCGAACCCACCTCCGCGCTGGACGCCCACACCGAGTCCGCCGTCGCCGCCCGGCTCGCCGCGGCCCGGCAGGGCCGTACCACCCTCGTCACCACCACATCCCCGCTGGTACTCGACCGGGCCGACACCGTGCACTACCTGGTCGACGGTACGGTCGCCGCCACCGGCAGCCACCGCGAACTCCTCGCCCGCCACCCCGGATACCGGCGGCTCGTGGCACGAGGGGACGACGAGACGGCGGCGTACGAGACCGGACCGGAACCGGAACCGGAACCGGAACTGAAACCGGGACCGGAACCGGAACTGAAACCGGGACCGGAACCGGAACTGAAACCGGGACCGGGACCGAAACCCGGAGCGGGACCGGGATCGGAACCGTCCGACCGCGCCGGAGGCGACCGCGTGGAGGCCACCCGATGA
- a CDS encoding ABC transporter ATP-binding protein — MSTSVPTAAPGEPAAALPVATGAQVRRAGLRLIRADRRAFGTALLLNFAAAAAGLAAPWLVGRIVDEVRGGAGVATVDRLALAIIGFAAAQLLLLRWARLAGHRFGERSLARVREEYAERALAAPASVVERAGTGDLTNRGTTDVAIVGATLRDALPDALVNGVQALFVIGAVFALDPLLGTVGLISLIGVWAATHWYLRRAGTAYHEEGTANSVLAEELAATAAGSRTVEALGLQRERTEAAEAAVHDCVRTRLRTLFLRSVYFPAIDIAYLLPVAVVLLLGTALVDAGTVTLGAAVAAALYLRQLAQPLDAVLMRVEQLQSGGVAFARVEGLGLVPRTDRNEGTPEPDGERIVVADAHFAYDGGDDVLRGVELTVRPGEHLAVVGPSGAGKTTLGRLLAGLDAPHRGSVAVGGVPVAALGPAQLRRHIALVTQEHHIFLGTVRDNLRIAAPGAGDEELRSALAAVGAADWADALPDGLGTELGPGGHTLDGARSQQLALARVVLADPHTLVLDEATALLDPRTARHTERALAAVLDGRTVIAVAHRLQTAHDADRVAVMEDGRVTELGTHDELVAAGGAYAALWETWHGGPEG; from the coding sequence ATGAGCACCTCCGTACCGACCGCCGCCCCCGGCGAACCGGCGGCCGCCCTGCCCGTCGCCACGGGTGCCCAGGTCCGCCGGGCTGGCCTGCGGCTGATCCGGGCCGACCGTCGTGCCTTCGGCACCGCACTGCTCCTCAACTTCGCCGCCGCCGCGGCCGGTCTCGCCGCCCCCTGGCTCGTCGGCCGCATCGTCGACGAGGTCCGCGGCGGGGCCGGGGTCGCCACCGTCGACCGGCTCGCCCTCGCCATCATCGGCTTCGCCGCGGCTCAGCTGCTGCTGCTCCGCTGGGCCCGGCTGGCCGGCCACCGCTTCGGCGAACGGAGCCTCGCCCGGGTCCGCGAGGAGTACGCGGAACGCGCCCTCGCCGCCCCCGCGTCCGTCGTCGAACGCGCCGGGACCGGCGATCTCACCAACCGCGGCACCACCGATGTCGCGATCGTCGGTGCCACCTTGCGCGACGCCCTCCCCGACGCCCTTGTCAACGGTGTCCAGGCCCTCTTCGTCATAGGCGCCGTCTTCGCCCTCGACCCACTGCTCGGCACCGTCGGCCTCATCAGCCTGATCGGGGTCTGGGCGGCCACCCACTGGTATCTGCGCCGCGCCGGGACCGCCTACCACGAGGAGGGCACGGCGAACTCGGTGCTCGCCGAGGAACTCGCCGCGACCGCGGCCGGATCCCGGACCGTCGAAGCACTCGGGCTCCAGCGGGAGCGCACCGAGGCGGCCGAGGCCGCCGTCCACGACTGTGTGCGCACCCGCCTGCGCACCCTCTTCCTCCGCTCCGTGTACTTCCCCGCGATCGATATCGCGTATCTCCTCCCGGTGGCGGTCGTCCTGCTGCTGGGCACCGCCCTCGTCGACGCCGGGACCGTCACCCTCGGTGCCGCCGTGGCCGCCGCGCTCTATCTGCGCCAGCTGGCCCAGCCGCTGGACGCCGTCCTCATGCGGGTCGAACAGCTCCAGAGCGGCGGGGTGGCCTTCGCACGCGTCGAGGGGCTCGGCCTCGTACCCCGGACCGACCGGAACGAAGGGACACCGGAGCCGGACGGGGAGCGGATCGTGGTCGCGGACGCGCACTTCGCGTACGACGGCGGGGACGATGTCCTGCGGGGCGTCGAACTGACCGTCCGCCCGGGCGAACATCTGGCCGTCGTCGGCCCGTCCGGCGCCGGGAAGACCACGCTCGGACGGCTCCTCGCCGGCCTCGACGCACCGCACCGGGGCTCCGTCGCGGTCGGCGGGGTGCCGGTCGCCGCACTCGGCCCGGCGCAACTGCGCCGCCATATCGCGCTGGTCACCCAGGAACACCACATCTTCCTCGGCACCGTCCGCGACAATCTGCGGATCGCCGCCCCCGGCGCCGGGGACGAGGAACTGCGGTCCGCGCTGGCCGCCGTCGGCGCCGCCGACTGGGCCGACGCACTGCCCGACGGCCTCGGCACCGAACTCGGCCCCGGCGGACACACTCTCGACGGCGCCCGGTCCCAGCAGCTGGCGCTCGCCCGGGTCGTCCTCGCCGACCCCCATACGCTCGTCCTCGACGAGGCCACCGCACTGCTCGACCCGCGCACCGCGCGCCACACCGAACGGGCCCTGGCCGCCGTCCTCGACGGCCGTACCGTCATCGCCGTCGCCCACCGCCTCCAGACCGCGCACGACGCCGACCGGGTCGCCGTCATGGAGGACGGCCGGGTCACCGAACTCGGCACCCACGACGAACTCGTCGCGGCGGGCGGCGCCTACGCCGCCCTGTGGGAGACCTGGCACGGCGGCCCGGAAGGGTAG